AGGGGAACGCGCTCCACGGCATGGTCGCGATGATCGACCGGCCGTACGGCAACCTCTGGACGAACATCCCCGCCGCCATGCTCGACTCGATGGGGTGGCGGGTGGGCGACACGCTCGAGGTGGTCGTCTCGCAAGAGGGGACCGAACGCGCGCGGATCGCCGCCGTGCCCTTCGTCGAGAGCTTCGGCCAGGTGGCGGTGGGGCAGCCGGTCGCCTACCTGAACAGTCTCCTCGAACTCGCCGTCGCGCTCAATCAGGGGAGCTACGCCGAGCGGTTCGGCGTGGGCGCCGGACCCGCCTGGACCATCCGCGTCCATTGGCGGGGAGTGGACCGGCGCGAAGTGCGAGGGCCGCCGAGCGACTGATGGCGGCAGGGCCGGGTTCGCGCTAACGTAGGCGACCCCACGCGCCCTCGGAGGCCGCATGTTCCACCGTTCATGCGCTCGCGCGCTCGTCGCGATCGCCACCCTCGTCACCGCCACCGTCGCGCACGCCCAAGCGGGCATGATCCGCGGCAAGGTGAGCGACTCCAGCGGCACCGCTATCGCCGGTGTCATCCTCACGGTCGATCGCACGCAGGTGCGCGCGCAGACCACGGGGACCGGCACGTACCAGCTCGTCGGCGTGCCGGCCGGCCAGTGGACGGTGCGCGCGCGCGTGATCGGGTTCGCGCCGATGACCGCGACGGTGACGGTGACCGCTGGGCAGACCGCGACACAGGACTTCACGCTCAACCGCGCCTCGCAGCAGCTCGCGGCCGCGGTCGTGACCGGCTCCCGTGCGCAGCACACCGCCGCTGACGAGCTCGCGGTGCCGGTGGACGTGGTGACCGCCGAGACGATCGAGAAGCAGGGCACGACCGAGCTCTCGGCGATCCTCCAGGCCGTCTCGCCGTCAGTGAACTTCCCGCGGCAGTCGGTGACCGACGCCGACGACATCGTGCGGCCCTTCACCATGCGCGGACTCTCGCCCGACCACACCCTGGTGCTCGTGAACGGGGTCCGCCGCCATCGCACGTCGCTGGTCCACACCTTCGCCTTCGGCATGCCGGCGGGATCGACCGGCGTCGACCTGAACGCGCTGCCGTCGAGCGCGATCGATCGCATGGAGGTCCTGCGCGACGGTGCCGCGGCGCAGTACGGCTCCGACGCGATCGCCGGCGTGGTGAACCTGCAGCTCAAGCGCGGCGAGTTCGCGCCGTTCGTCAACGCCGACTTCGGCCGGTATGTGGTGGGCGACTATCCCGACGACGGTGACACGTACAACGTGAACGGCGGATGGGGCGTGAAGGTCGGCCGCGGCTCCCTCGGGCTCTTCGCCGAGGTCCGCAATCGCCAGCGCACCAACCGCGCCTGGCCCGAGGCCGCAGACCAGATCGTCCCCGGGGACGCGGACGTGGTCGACTCCAAGGGCAACATCCTGCAGAAGAACAACGCCGTCGATCAGCCCAACCACCGCCTCGGCGACGGTCTGGCCGACGACAAGATCCTCTTCGCCGACTTCCGCCTCCCGCTCGACGATGCCGGTACGCGCAGCTTCTATGCCTTCGGCGGGTACTCCAACCGCGTCGGCACGGGCAATGGCTTCTACCGTCAGGGTCTCTCGGAGCGGAACTGGCCGTCGCAGTACCCCAGGGGCTTCCTCCCTGAGTTCCGGCCGGACGTGGTGGACTGGTCGCTCGCCGCGGGGTTCAAGGGTGAGGCGGGGCCGTGGACCTACGATGCGGCGCTCTCGTCGGGTGCGAGCGAGTTCGACTACAAGCTCCGCAACACGCTCAACACCTCCCTCGGTCCGTGCTTCGTCACCGCCTGCGCGCCGGGCCTCGACGGCATCTTCGGCAACGCGGACGATCCGGGCATCCCCAACCAGACGAGCTTCTACGCGGGCGGCCTGCGCGGCAACGAGACGCAGGTGACCTTCGACGCGTCGCGACAGGTGCAGACGTCGCTACCCTCGCCGCTCACGCTCGCCTTCGGCGCGGCGCTCCGCCAGGAGAGCTTCGAGCTCATCGCCGGCGAGCGCGCCTCGTGGATCCAGGGCGGGCACCTCACGCAGTTCGGCGATCCCGCCCCCGGCGGCTCGCAGGTCTTCAGCGGCTTCCTCCCCTCCACCGCGGTCGAGGCCACGCGCAACAACATCGCGGCCTACGCGGAGGCGGAGACCGACCTCACGCAGCGCATCCTCGCCAACGTGGCGGCCCGCTTCGAGAACTACAGCGACTTCGGCTCGCAGCTGAGCACCAAGCTCGCGCTCCGCTTCCAGGTGGCCGAGCAGTTCGTGCTGCGCGGCGCGGCGAGCACCGGCTTCCGCGCCCCGTCGCTCGCGCAGAGCAACTATGGCAGCCGCATCACGAGCTTCCGCCTCGACACGGGCACGGGCCAGCAGGTGCCGTTCGAGATCGGCATCTTCCCCACCGACGACCCGGCCGCGCGCGCGCTCGGCTCGAAGGACCTCAAGGCCGAGACCTCGGTGAACCTGAGTGCCGGCATGGCGTGGAGCCCGTCCGACCGCTTCACCATGACGGTGGACGGCTACTCGATCACGCTCAACGACCGCATCCTGCTCACCGGCTTCCTCGGCGGTCCGGCGATCGAGGCGATCCTGCAGGCCAATGGCGTGCAGGCCGAGGCGGGGCAGTACTTCACCAACATCGTCGACACCCGCACCAACGGCGTGGACATCACCGCGAACTACCGCCGTGCCGTCGGCATGTCCGGCGTGTTCAATCTCAACACCGGCATCAACTACACCACGAACGAGATCGTCGGGCAGCGGGACAACCCCGCCGAGCTGAACGGCACCGGCGCCGAGCTGGTGGACATGTTCATGCGGATCCAGATCGAGCGCGAGCGTCCCGATTGGCGCGGCACGGTGACCGCCGACTACACGCAGGGCCACAACAGCGTGCTGCTGCGCACCTCGTACTACGGCAAGTTCAACTCGGCGCCCGGGCTCTGCGGCACCTGCGAGCAGACGTTCGGCGCGCGGACGCTGGTGGACGCCGAAGTGGGCCGCCAGTTCGGCGGCGTGAAGTGGACGCTGGGTGTGCGGAACCTGTTCGACACCTTCCCCGAGCAGAACACGCTCGACAACGGCTACGGGATCTTCCCGTGGGCGGGCGCGTCACCGTTCGGGTACAACGGGCGGTTCGTGTACACGCGCGCCCAGATGTCGTTCGACATGCCGTGAACGTGACCCCCGTCACGGTGTGACACCCCTGGTGGGTGCACACCGTGACCCGGGGGCGGGGTGGCGAGTATACCATATGTAGCCGGTATCCCAGCGGCGGGCGGTCGTCCGACCGCGCGCCCGAACTCGACCCCAGTCCCCGACATGCCTCCGTCGTCCCTGCGACGCGCCCCGCGCGTCCTGCCGCTCGCCCTCCTCGCGGCGCTCGCGGCCTGCGACCTCCCGTCGTCCGCGCCGATCTTCCAGCAGTCGTGGACCGTGCCGGGCGACTCCGTCACCGTGCCGGTGACCCAGATCCTGCCCGCCGGCGTCGCCTTCAACGGCACCGCGACGGCGTTCCTCGTGTCGGTGGCCGACCCGGCCGACTTCTCGACCACGCTCGGCACGCTCTGCGGCCAGCCGGCGTGCCAGTCCGGCGCGGCGGTGAACGCGCCGGTGCCGGCGTTCACGTCGAGCGGTGCGGCGCTCTCGCGCACCGTCGCCTTTCCGGCGACCGTCGCCTCGGGCACCGTCGTCTCGGGCTCGCTCTCGCTCGCGATCCAGAACACCCTCGGGTTCGATCCGCTGCGCCCCAACGGCGCGAGCGCGCCGTACGGCACGCTCACGGTGACGATCACCAACGGGGCGAGCTCGACGACGACGACCTTCACCGGCGCGTCGCAGGCGATGGCGAACAACTTCACGAGCTTCCTCTCGGTCCCGATCCCCGCCGGCAGCTACACCGGGTCTTTCGCCGTCTCTGCGTCGTTCGACGTGCCGGCGGGTGGCACCGCGAACCTCGCGGCCGGCAACGCGATCAGCATCTCGCCCTCCGTCGTCGACCTGACGGTCTCGCAGGTCTCGGTCGTGGTGTTGAACGAGGCGATCAGCACCGCGCCGAGCGCGTACGACCTCGAGGACATCGACTTCGCCGATCGCGTCGAGGGCGGGAGCATCCTCCTCGACGTCAGCAACCCCTTCACGGCGACGGCGTCGTTGAACGTCGTCCTGAGTGCGCCCGCGCAGGCCGGGCAGCCGCTCGTGAGCATCAGCAAGGCGATCGTCATCCCCGCCACTCCCACCTCGACGACCACCGTGACGCTCAGCAAGGCCGAGTTGCAGTCGCTCGTCGGCAAGACCGGCGTGAACATGACGGTCTCCGGGACGGCGAACGGGACCGGAGCAGGGAACACCGCGACGGTCACGCCGACGTCGCGCATCGTGATGCGCAGCAACATCCAGGTCGTCGTCAACGTGGGGGGCTGAGCCATGATCACCTCCTCGACTCGCCTCCTCGGCCTCGCGGCGCTCTCGCTCCTGCTCGCCCCCGCAGCCGGCGCGCAGGGCAATGCCTCCGCCGCCGCGACCGCGATGGGCGGCAACTACACCGCCCTCGCCCGCAACTTCAACGCCGCCGCCTGGAATCCGGCCAACCTCGGACTCGACGGCAACTCACGCTTCTCCCTCGCCCTCTCGCCGCAGCTCGGCATGGGCACCGGCCCCGTCACCCTCAAGGACCTCGCGGACTACGAAGGCGTGGTCGTCCCGCAGCAGGTGCGCGAGGCCTGGCTCCAGAAGGTGATCGACAACGGGGGGCAGGATCTCGGCGGTGACGTGCACCTCACGCCGCTCGCGCTCTCCATCGGCCGCTTCGCCTTCACCGCGACGAGCACGCTGCGCACGGACGGCGTGTTGCCCCCTGCGATGATGTCGCTCCTCTTCTTCGGCAACTCGGGACGCACCGGCCAGCCGGAGGACTTCACGCTGACCGATCTCTCGCTCGACGCCAACGCGACGACGACCTTCGCCGTCGCGTACGGGCGCCGTCTCCCGATCGTCCCCATCGGCGACTTCGCGATCGGCGTGACGGGCAAGTACGTGCTCGGGCATGCCGCCGCCTCGATGCTCGACAACGGCTCCACCATCACCGCGAGTCCGCTCGCGCTCAACATCAACGCGCCGCTCGTCGTCACCGACACGGCGGAGATGGTGAACGGCACCGGCTTCGGCTTCGACGTGGGCGCCTCGTGGAAGGTGGGCAACCTCCGCGGGTCGGCGGTGATCCACGACCTCGTGAGCACCTTCGCGTGGAAGACGGACAACCTCTACTACCTGCCGATCGAGGCGACCTTCCAGTCGGGCTCGAACAGC
This region of Gemmatimonadota bacterium genomic DNA includes:
- a CDS encoding TonB-dependent receptor, whose product is MFHRSCARALVAIATLVTATVAHAQAGMIRGKVSDSSGTAIAGVILTVDRTQVRAQTTGTGTYQLVGVPAGQWTVRARVIGFAPMTATVTVTAGQTATQDFTLNRASQQLAAAVVTGSRAQHTAADELAVPVDVVTAETIEKQGTTELSAILQAVSPSVNFPRQSVTDADDIVRPFTMRGLSPDHTLVLVNGVRRHRTSLVHTFAFGMPAGSTGVDLNALPSSAIDRMEVLRDGAAAQYGSDAIAGVVNLQLKRGEFAPFVNADFGRYVVGDYPDDGDTYNVNGGWGVKVGRGSLGLFAEVRNRQRTNRAWPEAADQIVPGDADVVDSKGNILQKNNAVDQPNHRLGDGLADDKILFADFRLPLDDAGTRSFYAFGGYSNRVGTGNGFYRQGLSERNWPSQYPRGFLPEFRPDVVDWSLAAGFKGEAGPWTYDAALSSGASEFDYKLRNTLNTSLGPCFVTACAPGLDGIFGNADDPGIPNQTSFYAGGLRGNETQVTFDASRQVQTSLPSPLTLAFGAALRQESFELIAGERASWIQGGHLTQFGDPAPGGSQVFSGFLPSTAVEATRNNIAAYAEAETDLTQRILANVAARFENYSDFGSQLSTKLALRFQVAEQFVLRGAASTGFRAPSLAQSNYGSRITSFRLDTGTGQQVPFEIGIFPTDDPAARALGSKDLKAETSVNLSAGMAWSPSDRFTMTVDGYSITLNDRILLTGFLGGPAIEAILQANGVQAEAGQYFTNIVDTRTNGVDITANYRRAVGMSGVFNLNTGINYTTNEIVGQRDNPAELNGTGAELVDMFMRIQIERERPDWRGTVTADYTQGHNSVLLRTSYYGKFNSAPGLCGTCEQTFGARTLVDAEVGRQFGGVKWTLGVRNLFDTFPEQNTLDNGYGIFPWAGASPFGYNGRFVYTRAQMSFDMP